In the Commensalibacter nepenthis genome, GCTTGCTCTGGTAATATCAAGATATTTGGATCCGAAGGCGCAATAAAATGAACATTTACAAAAGTGCCTGGCCATAATAAATGAGACGCATTATCCACCGTTAACTCTGTTGTCACGGTTCGAGTTGTTGTATTAAATGCACGTGCAGATGTTAAATAATCTGCTTTGAATACTTTACCTGGATATTGAATGGCTGTTAATTCTGCTTTGATCCCAGGTTTTAAAATCGAGGCATAATCTTGGGGGACATCAACAAACACCCGTAATCGATGAATATCTGCTACAGTAAATAATTCAGTGGCTTTACCAGAATGACTTAAATCACCATTATCATTCACGAAATCACCAACATCCGTTAAACGAGAGGTTACTACACCATTAAACGGAGCTCGAATACTTTTAAACGCTTGTAAAGCAGCATAACGATCCACATCATGCTTTGCCGCATCAACTAACGCATCTTGTACCTTGGCATTGGCAGCCTGTACATCGACCTCTTGTTGCGAAACCGCTTTTGTTCCCGAAAGTGCTTTCCACCGTTGTGCTGTGACTTTGGCTAGTTGATATTTTGTTTGAGCCACTTTCAAATTTGCTCTGGCTGCTTCATATTCCGCATCTAAACTAGGGGTGTCAATCGTTGCCAATAAATCTCCCGCTTTAACATCAGCACCAAAATCTTTGTACCATTGTTTTACATACCCAGATACTTGAGCATAAATCGGCGCTTGATACCAAGCAGTCACATTCCCTGGCAACGTCAAATTACGTAATGTTGGTCCTGTTTGTGGATTAATATA is a window encoding:
- a CDS encoding efflux RND transporter periplasmic adaptor subunit; this encodes MSGFSKKTKAVFAFIAVGAVIYTGIEIVQRQHYVHVLVKEAKDSSIPRVQYINPQTGPTLRNLTLPGNVTAWYQAPIYAQVSGYVKQWYKDFGADVKAGDLLATIDTPSLDAEYEAARANLKVAQTKYQLAKVTAQRWKALSGTKAVSQQEVDVQAANAKVQDALVDAAKHDVDRYAALQAFKSIRAPFNGVVTSRLTDVGDFVNDNGDLSHSGKATELFTVADIHRLRVFVDVPQDYASILKPGIKAELTAIQYPGKVFKADYLTSARAFNTTTRTVTTELTVDNASHLLWPGTFVNVHFIAPSDPNILILPEQALIFRAQGMQVAVVGADNRVRMHNVTLGNNLGKSVQILSGVAKTDRIVNNPSAGLMDGQLVKLVDSTPGYNDDFQNTEQITLKHENESLKKNAAQPVEVQQ